Proteins encoded together in one Osmia lignaria lignaria isolate PbOS001 chromosome 4, iyOsmLign1, whole genome shotgun sequence window:
- the fu gene encoding STKc_STK36 domain-containing protein fused isoform X2, which translates to MEKYEVLKQVGEGSFGQVYKAKKRSDGEIVAFKVIRKRGRSYKELRSLRQECEIQRHLHHPNIVQMLDSFETDNEKASFFLQIVVVTEYADKELYEILGKAGRLSEQRAQVIACDLVSALYYLHSNRVLHRDLKPQNVLLESNGVAKLCDFGFARSMSTGTHVLTSIKGTPLYMAPELIEERPYDHNADLWSLGCIVYELVVGSPPFQTTSILHLVRLIRFEAIKWPDFISENCKSFLQGLLQKDPLQRLTWPALLEHPFVKNKIVIVGGAGPTPFTTPLSASQAREKQLQLQNLTIQPIDHQSKFLEKAIKKLHEQERTIEEHHQRTCTSHTTRIRQIPHGHCQHGTKQCYNLRHSEPSGTDSSTSVDVLLGNLSLRASLKSQLLSADHALCQSDCLATTRIVESKKEILKFEETSNRELAIRFEEQQHRYHYHYQEQEKEKEQEQEENQSQRRETKETAAKKSIEDTIYSEKERRCVSTGNTRLPDWDPKAVERPIENEEWIAFLQRSMEEVMEGEVGSLLQQNCVSVFVSPLRNPAAGCRVVEYVACLLSLPFVISITKDTLEKIAQVYLDVRVVPNLVYALKLLMSERFESETNKKAEPTNANTRLASTLSADELQTLEYTMLVLCRLTYSRQQFLTQFCDAVYIVNGVRLLQQLLNLEKRKGRVVADLVAILTNILRSQPENAHLVEKVVFHSYSSAVLTMRIFLEKGNSIDQFGKLLTHRQATLRARTCHLIRLLGRFSCRALQQIWGKSVRNLIEKLIIDEDQTVRLGNELLVLDLYRHRCHSLR; encoded by the exons ATGGAAAAATATGAAGTATTAAAGCAGGTTGGTGAAGGATCCTTTGGACAAGTGTACAAAGCAAAGAAACGATCCGACGGTGAAATCGTAGCTTTCAAAGTGATTCGAAAG CGTGGTAGATCGTACAAGGAATTGAGAAGTTTACGTCAAGAATGTGAAATTCAGCGCCATCTTCATCATCCAAACATAGTACAAATGCTTGATTCTTTTGAAACAGATAACGAG AAAGCTTCATTTTTTCTTCAGATAGTGGTTGTAACAGAATACGCGGACAAGGAATTATACGAAATATTAGGTAAAGCAGGCCGTTTGTCCGAACAGAGAGCCCAAGTAATTGCTTGTGATCTTGTTTCTGCACTCTACTACTTGCACTCGAACAGAGTACTGCACAG GGATCTTAAACCACAAAATGTCCTCCTCGAAAGCAACGGAGTGGCAAAGTTATGTGATTTTGGATTTGCTCGCAGTATGAGTACAGGAACGCATGTATTAACCTCTATAAAGGGAACCCCATTGTATATGGCTCCAGAACTAATAGAAGAACGTCCTTACGATCATAACGCGGATTTATG gTCTCTTGGTTGCATAGTGTACGAACTAGTGGTAGGTTCTCCACCTTTTCAAACTACTTCTATTCTACATTTGGTCAGATTGATAAGATTCGAAGCAATAAAATGGCCTGATTTCATCTCTGAAAATTGTAAAAGCTTCTTACAG GGACTGCTACAAAAGGATCCTTTGCAAAGACTAACCTGGCCTGCGCTTTTAGAACAtccttttgttaaaaataaaatcgtaaTAGTAGGCGGGGCTGGACCTACACCATTCACTACGCCTTTATCCGCGAGTCAAGCCAGAGAGAAACAGCTGCAATTGCAAAATTTAACGATACAACCTATCGACCATCAGTCTAA ATTTTTAGAGAAAGCTATTAAAAAACTACACGAACAGGAAAGAACGATCGAGGAACATCATCAAAGGACGTGTACGTCGCATACTACACGAATACGTCAGATTCCCCACGGCCACTGCCAACATGGAACAAAGCAGTGTTACAATTTACGTCATAGCGAACCAAGTGGAACAGATTCTAGCACCAGCGTCGATGTCCTTTTAGGAAATCTTAGCTTAAGAGCGTCACTGAAAAGCCAATTACTCTCTGCGGATCATGCGTTGTGTCAAAGTGATTGTCTAGCCACCACTAGGATCGTAGAAAGTAAAAAAGAGATATTGAAGTTCGAAGAGACGTCAAATCGGGAACTAGCGATTCGTTTCGAAGAACAGCAACACCGCTATCATTACCATTACcaagaacaagaaaaagaaaaagaacaagaacaagaagaaaatcAATCGCAACGtcgagaaacgaaagaaacggCGGCAAAAAAGAGTATCGAAGACACGATTTATTCAGAGAAGGAGCGTCGATGCGTTTCAACGGGTAACACCAGATTACCCGACTGGGATCCAAAAGCTGTCGAAAGACCGATCGAAAACGAAGAATGGATCGCGTTTTTGCAACGATCCATGGAGGAGGTTATGGAAGGAGAAGTAGGATCGTTGCTTCAGCAAAATTGTGTATCGGTATTCGTATCTCCGTTGCGGAATCCAGCCGCTGGTTGTCGAGTGGTCGAATACGTTGCTTGTTTGTTATCCTTACCATTCGTCATTTCAATAACCAAAGACACATTGGAAAAGATCGCGCAGGTGTATTTGGACGTCAGGGTTGTACCGAATCTCGTCTATGCTCTAAAACTGTTAATGTCCGAACGTTTCGAGTCCGAGACGAATAAGAAAGCCGAACCGACAAACGCGAACACTAGATTAGCCTCTACGTTATCCGCGGACGAACTTCAAACCTTAGAATATACAATGCTCGTGCTTTGCAGATTAACGTATAGTCGGCAACAATTTCTTACGCAATTTTGCGATGCTGTTTACATCGTAAATGGAGTAAGATTATTACAGCAGTTATTAAAtttggagaaaagaaaagggcGCGTAGTCGCGGATCTCGTTGCAATTTTGACCAACATATTACGTTCTCAACCTGAGAATGCTCATCTAGTGGAAAAAGTTGTGTTTCATTCGTATTCATCGGCGG ttttaaCGATGCGTATTTTTCTGGAAAAAGGAAATTCGATAGACCAGTTTGGTAAACTGCTTACGCATCGACAAGCAACACTAAGAGCGAGAACCTGTCACTTGATTCGCCTATTGGGTAGATTTTCTTGTCGAGCTTTGCAACAAATCTGGGGTAAATCTGTGAGGAATTTGATAGAGAAGTTAATCATTGACGAGGATCAGACTGTAAGGCTC
- the fu gene encoding STKc_STK36 domain-containing protein fused isoform X1: MEKYEVLKQVGEGSFGQVYKAKKRSDGEIVAFKVIRKRGRSYKELRSLRQECEIQRHLHHPNIVQMLDSFETDNEKASFFLQIVVVTEYADKELYEILGKAGRLSEQRAQVIACDLVSALYYLHSNRVLHRDLKPQNVLLESNGVAKLCDFGFARSMSTGTHVLTSIKGTPLYMAPELIEERPYDHNADLWSLGCIVYELVVGSPPFQTTSILHLVRLIRFEAIKWPDFISENCKSFLQGLLQKDPLQRLTWPALLEHPFVKNKIVIVGGAGPTPFTTPLSASQAREKQLQLQNLTIQPIDHQSKFLEKAIKKLHEQERTIEEHHQRTCTSHTTRIRQIPHGHCQHGTKQCYNLRHSEPSGTDSSTSVDVLLGNLSLRASLKSQLLSADHALCQSDCLATTRIVESKKEILKFEETSNRELAIRFEEQQHRYHYHYQEQEKEKEQEQEENQSQRRETKETAAKKSIEDTIYSEKERRCVSTGNTRLPDWDPKAVERPIENEEWIAFLQRSMEEVMEGEVGSLLQQNCVSVFVSPLRNPAAGCRVVEYVACLLSLPFVISITKDTLEKIAQVYLDVRVVPNLVYALKLLMSERFESETNKKAEPTNANTRLASTLSADELQTLEYTMLVLCRLTYSRQQFLTQFCDAVYIVNGVRLLQQLLNLEKRKGRVVADLVAILTNILRSQPENAHLVEKVVFHSYSSAVLTMRIFLEKGNSIDQFGKLLTHRQATLRARTCHLIRLLGRFSCRALQQIWGKSVRNLIEKLIIDEDQTVRLAAENAVSELKELTYYNQENPAV; encoded by the exons ATGGAAAAATATGAAGTATTAAAGCAGGTTGGTGAAGGATCCTTTGGACAAGTGTACAAAGCAAAGAAACGATCCGACGGTGAAATCGTAGCTTTCAAAGTGATTCGAAAG CGTGGTAGATCGTACAAGGAATTGAGAAGTTTACGTCAAGAATGTGAAATTCAGCGCCATCTTCATCATCCAAACATAGTACAAATGCTTGATTCTTTTGAAACAGATAACGAG AAAGCTTCATTTTTTCTTCAGATAGTGGTTGTAACAGAATACGCGGACAAGGAATTATACGAAATATTAGGTAAAGCAGGCCGTTTGTCCGAACAGAGAGCCCAAGTAATTGCTTGTGATCTTGTTTCTGCACTCTACTACTTGCACTCGAACAGAGTACTGCACAG GGATCTTAAACCACAAAATGTCCTCCTCGAAAGCAACGGAGTGGCAAAGTTATGTGATTTTGGATTTGCTCGCAGTATGAGTACAGGAACGCATGTATTAACCTCTATAAAGGGAACCCCATTGTATATGGCTCCAGAACTAATAGAAGAACGTCCTTACGATCATAACGCGGATTTATG gTCTCTTGGTTGCATAGTGTACGAACTAGTGGTAGGTTCTCCACCTTTTCAAACTACTTCTATTCTACATTTGGTCAGATTGATAAGATTCGAAGCAATAAAATGGCCTGATTTCATCTCTGAAAATTGTAAAAGCTTCTTACAG GGACTGCTACAAAAGGATCCTTTGCAAAGACTAACCTGGCCTGCGCTTTTAGAACAtccttttgttaaaaataaaatcgtaaTAGTAGGCGGGGCTGGACCTACACCATTCACTACGCCTTTATCCGCGAGTCAAGCCAGAGAGAAACAGCTGCAATTGCAAAATTTAACGATACAACCTATCGACCATCAGTCTAA ATTTTTAGAGAAAGCTATTAAAAAACTACACGAACAGGAAAGAACGATCGAGGAACATCATCAAAGGACGTGTACGTCGCATACTACACGAATACGTCAGATTCCCCACGGCCACTGCCAACATGGAACAAAGCAGTGTTACAATTTACGTCATAGCGAACCAAGTGGAACAGATTCTAGCACCAGCGTCGATGTCCTTTTAGGAAATCTTAGCTTAAGAGCGTCACTGAAAAGCCAATTACTCTCTGCGGATCATGCGTTGTGTCAAAGTGATTGTCTAGCCACCACTAGGATCGTAGAAAGTAAAAAAGAGATATTGAAGTTCGAAGAGACGTCAAATCGGGAACTAGCGATTCGTTTCGAAGAACAGCAACACCGCTATCATTACCATTACcaagaacaagaaaaagaaaaagaacaagaacaagaagaaaatcAATCGCAACGtcgagaaacgaaagaaacggCGGCAAAAAAGAGTATCGAAGACACGATTTATTCAGAGAAGGAGCGTCGATGCGTTTCAACGGGTAACACCAGATTACCCGACTGGGATCCAAAAGCTGTCGAAAGACCGATCGAAAACGAAGAATGGATCGCGTTTTTGCAACGATCCATGGAGGAGGTTATGGAAGGAGAAGTAGGATCGTTGCTTCAGCAAAATTGTGTATCGGTATTCGTATCTCCGTTGCGGAATCCAGCCGCTGGTTGTCGAGTGGTCGAATACGTTGCTTGTTTGTTATCCTTACCATTCGTCATTTCAATAACCAAAGACACATTGGAAAAGATCGCGCAGGTGTATTTGGACGTCAGGGTTGTACCGAATCTCGTCTATGCTCTAAAACTGTTAATGTCCGAACGTTTCGAGTCCGAGACGAATAAGAAAGCCGAACCGACAAACGCGAACACTAGATTAGCCTCTACGTTATCCGCGGACGAACTTCAAACCTTAGAATATACAATGCTCGTGCTTTGCAGATTAACGTATAGTCGGCAACAATTTCTTACGCAATTTTGCGATGCTGTTTACATCGTAAATGGAGTAAGATTATTACAGCAGTTATTAAAtttggagaaaagaaaagggcGCGTAGTCGCGGATCTCGTTGCAATTTTGACCAACATATTACGTTCTCAACCTGAGAATGCTCATCTAGTGGAAAAAGTTGTGTTTCATTCGTATTCATCGGCGG ttttaaCGATGCGTATTTTTCTGGAAAAAGGAAATTCGATAGACCAGTTTGGTAAACTGCTTACGCATCGACAAGCAACACTAAGAGCGAGAACCTGTCACTTGATTCGCCTATTGGGTAGATTTTCTTGTCGAGCTTTGCAACAAATCTGGGGTAAATCTGTGAGGAATTTGATAGAGAAGTTAATCATTGACGAGGATCAGACTGTAAGGCTC GCAGCCGAGAACGCAGTCAGCGAATTAAAGGAATTGACCTATTACAATCAAGAAAATCCTGCCGTTTAA
- the fu gene encoding STKc_STK36 domain-containing protein fused isoform X3 gives MEKYEVLKQVGEGSFGQVYKAKKRSDGEIVAFKVIRKRGRSYKELRSLRQECEIQRHLHHPNIVQMLDSFETDNEKASFFLQIVVVTEYADKELYEILGKAGRLSEQRAQVIACDLVSALYYLHSNRVLHRDLKPQNVLLESNGVAKLCDFGFARSMSTGTHVLTSIKGTPLYMAPELIEERPYDHNADLWSLGCIVYELVVGSPPFQTTSILHLVRLIRFEAIKWPDFISENCKSFLQGLLQKDPLQRLTWPALLEHPFVKNKIVIVGGAGPTPFTTPLSASQAREKQLQLQNLTIQPIDHQSKFLEKAIKKLHEQERTIEEHHQRTCTSHTTRIRQIPHGHCQHGTKQCYNLRHSEPSGTDSSTSVDVLLGNLSLRASLKSQLLSADHALCQSDCLATTRIVESKKEILKFEETSNRELAIRFEEQQHRYHYHYQEQEKEKEQEQEENQSQRRETKETAAKKSIEDTIYSEKERRCVSTGNTRLPDWDPKAVERPIENEEWIAFLQRSMEEVMEGEVGSLLQQNCVSVFVSPLRNPAAGCRVVEYVACLLSLPFVISITKDTLEKIAQVYLDVRVVPNLVYALKLLMSERFESETNKKAEPTNANTRLASTLSADELQTLEYTMLVLCRLTYSRQQFLTQFCDAVYIVNGVRLLQQLLNLEKRKGRVVADLVAILTNILRSQPENAHLVEKVVFHSYSSAGNSIDQFGKLLTHRQATLRARTCHLIRLLGRFSCRALQQIWGKSVRNLIEKLIIDEDQTVRLAAENAVSELKELTYYNQENPAV, from the exons ATGGAAAAATATGAAGTATTAAAGCAGGTTGGTGAAGGATCCTTTGGACAAGTGTACAAAGCAAAGAAACGATCCGACGGTGAAATCGTAGCTTTCAAAGTGATTCGAAAG CGTGGTAGATCGTACAAGGAATTGAGAAGTTTACGTCAAGAATGTGAAATTCAGCGCCATCTTCATCATCCAAACATAGTACAAATGCTTGATTCTTTTGAAACAGATAACGAG AAAGCTTCATTTTTTCTTCAGATAGTGGTTGTAACAGAATACGCGGACAAGGAATTATACGAAATATTAGGTAAAGCAGGCCGTTTGTCCGAACAGAGAGCCCAAGTAATTGCTTGTGATCTTGTTTCTGCACTCTACTACTTGCACTCGAACAGAGTACTGCACAG GGATCTTAAACCACAAAATGTCCTCCTCGAAAGCAACGGAGTGGCAAAGTTATGTGATTTTGGATTTGCTCGCAGTATGAGTACAGGAACGCATGTATTAACCTCTATAAAGGGAACCCCATTGTATATGGCTCCAGAACTAATAGAAGAACGTCCTTACGATCATAACGCGGATTTATG gTCTCTTGGTTGCATAGTGTACGAACTAGTGGTAGGTTCTCCACCTTTTCAAACTACTTCTATTCTACATTTGGTCAGATTGATAAGATTCGAAGCAATAAAATGGCCTGATTTCATCTCTGAAAATTGTAAAAGCTTCTTACAG GGACTGCTACAAAAGGATCCTTTGCAAAGACTAACCTGGCCTGCGCTTTTAGAACAtccttttgttaaaaataaaatcgtaaTAGTAGGCGGGGCTGGACCTACACCATTCACTACGCCTTTATCCGCGAGTCAAGCCAGAGAGAAACAGCTGCAATTGCAAAATTTAACGATACAACCTATCGACCATCAGTCTAA ATTTTTAGAGAAAGCTATTAAAAAACTACACGAACAGGAAAGAACGATCGAGGAACATCATCAAAGGACGTGTACGTCGCATACTACACGAATACGTCAGATTCCCCACGGCCACTGCCAACATGGAACAAAGCAGTGTTACAATTTACGTCATAGCGAACCAAGTGGAACAGATTCTAGCACCAGCGTCGATGTCCTTTTAGGAAATCTTAGCTTAAGAGCGTCACTGAAAAGCCAATTACTCTCTGCGGATCATGCGTTGTGTCAAAGTGATTGTCTAGCCACCACTAGGATCGTAGAAAGTAAAAAAGAGATATTGAAGTTCGAAGAGACGTCAAATCGGGAACTAGCGATTCGTTTCGAAGAACAGCAACACCGCTATCATTACCATTACcaagaacaagaaaaagaaaaagaacaagaacaagaagaaaatcAATCGCAACGtcgagaaacgaaagaaacggCGGCAAAAAAGAGTATCGAAGACACGATTTATTCAGAGAAGGAGCGTCGATGCGTTTCAACGGGTAACACCAGATTACCCGACTGGGATCCAAAAGCTGTCGAAAGACCGATCGAAAACGAAGAATGGATCGCGTTTTTGCAACGATCCATGGAGGAGGTTATGGAAGGAGAAGTAGGATCGTTGCTTCAGCAAAATTGTGTATCGGTATTCGTATCTCCGTTGCGGAATCCAGCCGCTGGTTGTCGAGTGGTCGAATACGTTGCTTGTTTGTTATCCTTACCATTCGTCATTTCAATAACCAAAGACACATTGGAAAAGATCGCGCAGGTGTATTTGGACGTCAGGGTTGTACCGAATCTCGTCTATGCTCTAAAACTGTTAATGTCCGAACGTTTCGAGTCCGAGACGAATAAGAAAGCCGAACCGACAAACGCGAACACTAGATTAGCCTCTACGTTATCCGCGGACGAACTTCAAACCTTAGAATATACAATGCTCGTGCTTTGCAGATTAACGTATAGTCGGCAACAATTTCTTACGCAATTTTGCGATGCTGTTTACATCGTAAATGGAGTAAGATTATTACAGCAGTTATTAAAtttggagaaaagaaaagggcGCGTAGTCGCGGATCTCGTTGCAATTTTGACCAACATATTACGTTCTCAACCTGAGAATGCTCATCTAGTGGAAAAAGTTGTGTTTCATTCGTATTCATCGGCGG GAAATTCGATAGACCAGTTTGGTAAACTGCTTACGCATCGACAAGCAACACTAAGAGCGAGAACCTGTCACTTGATTCGCCTATTGGGTAGATTTTCTTGTCGAGCTTTGCAACAAATCTGGGGTAAATCTGTGAGGAATTTGATAGAGAAGTTAATCATTGACGAGGATCAGACTGTAAGGCTC GCAGCCGAGAACGCAGTCAGCGAATTAAAGGAATTGACCTATTACAATCAAGAAAATCCTGCCGTTTAA
- the fu gene encoding STKc_STK36 domain-containing protein fused isoform X5: protein MEKYEVLKQVGEGSFGQVYKAKKRSDGEIVAFKVIRKRGRSYKELRSLRQECEIQRHLHHPNIVQMLDSFETDNEKASFFLQIVVVTEYADKELYEILGKAGRLSEQRAQVIACDLVSALYYLHSNRVLHRDLKPQNVLLESNGVAKLCDFGFARSMSTGTHVLTSIKGTPLYMAPELIEERPYDHNADLWSLGCIVYELVVGSPPFQTTSILHLVRLIRFEAIKWPDFISENCKSFLQGLLQKDPLQRLTWPALLEHPFVKNKIVIVGGAGPTPFTTPLSASQAREKQLQLQNLTIQPIDHQSKFLEKAIKKLHEQERTIEEHHQRTCTSHTTRIRQIPHGHCQHGTKQCYNLRHSEPSGTDSSTSVDVLLGNLSLRASLKSQLLSADHALCQSDCLATTRIVESKKEILKFEETSNRELAIRFEEQQHRYHYHYQEQEKEKEQEQEENQSQRRETKETAAKKSIEDTIYSEKERRCVSTGNTRLPDWDPKAVERPIENEEWIAFLQRSMEEVMEGEVGSLLQQNCVSVFVSPLRNPAAGCRVVEYVACLLSLPFVISITKDTLEKIAQVYLDVRVVPNLVYALKLLMSERFESETNKKAEPTNANTRLASTLSADELQTLEYTMLVLCRLTYSRQQFLTQFCDAVYIVNGVRLLQQLLNLEKRKGRVVADLVAILTNILRSQPENAHLVEKVVFHSYSSAVLTMRIFLEKGNSIDQFGKLLTHRQATLRARTCHLIRLLGRFSCRALQQIWGKSVRNLIEKLIIDEDQTVRLLMSV from the exons ATGGAAAAATATGAAGTATTAAAGCAGGTTGGTGAAGGATCCTTTGGACAAGTGTACAAAGCAAAGAAACGATCCGACGGTGAAATCGTAGCTTTCAAAGTGATTCGAAAG CGTGGTAGATCGTACAAGGAATTGAGAAGTTTACGTCAAGAATGTGAAATTCAGCGCCATCTTCATCATCCAAACATAGTACAAATGCTTGATTCTTTTGAAACAGATAACGAG AAAGCTTCATTTTTTCTTCAGATAGTGGTTGTAACAGAATACGCGGACAAGGAATTATACGAAATATTAGGTAAAGCAGGCCGTTTGTCCGAACAGAGAGCCCAAGTAATTGCTTGTGATCTTGTTTCTGCACTCTACTACTTGCACTCGAACAGAGTACTGCACAG GGATCTTAAACCACAAAATGTCCTCCTCGAAAGCAACGGAGTGGCAAAGTTATGTGATTTTGGATTTGCTCGCAGTATGAGTACAGGAACGCATGTATTAACCTCTATAAAGGGAACCCCATTGTATATGGCTCCAGAACTAATAGAAGAACGTCCTTACGATCATAACGCGGATTTATG gTCTCTTGGTTGCATAGTGTACGAACTAGTGGTAGGTTCTCCACCTTTTCAAACTACTTCTATTCTACATTTGGTCAGATTGATAAGATTCGAAGCAATAAAATGGCCTGATTTCATCTCTGAAAATTGTAAAAGCTTCTTACAG GGACTGCTACAAAAGGATCCTTTGCAAAGACTAACCTGGCCTGCGCTTTTAGAACAtccttttgttaaaaataaaatcgtaaTAGTAGGCGGGGCTGGACCTACACCATTCACTACGCCTTTATCCGCGAGTCAAGCCAGAGAGAAACAGCTGCAATTGCAAAATTTAACGATACAACCTATCGACCATCAGTCTAA ATTTTTAGAGAAAGCTATTAAAAAACTACACGAACAGGAAAGAACGATCGAGGAACATCATCAAAGGACGTGTACGTCGCATACTACACGAATACGTCAGATTCCCCACGGCCACTGCCAACATGGAACAAAGCAGTGTTACAATTTACGTCATAGCGAACCAAGTGGAACAGATTCTAGCACCAGCGTCGATGTCCTTTTAGGAAATCTTAGCTTAAGAGCGTCACTGAAAAGCCAATTACTCTCTGCGGATCATGCGTTGTGTCAAAGTGATTGTCTAGCCACCACTAGGATCGTAGAAAGTAAAAAAGAGATATTGAAGTTCGAAGAGACGTCAAATCGGGAACTAGCGATTCGTTTCGAAGAACAGCAACACCGCTATCATTACCATTACcaagaacaagaaaaagaaaaagaacaagaacaagaagaaaatcAATCGCAACGtcgagaaacgaaagaaacggCGGCAAAAAAGAGTATCGAAGACACGATTTATTCAGAGAAGGAGCGTCGATGCGTTTCAACGGGTAACACCAGATTACCCGACTGGGATCCAAAAGCTGTCGAAAGACCGATCGAAAACGAAGAATGGATCGCGTTTTTGCAACGATCCATGGAGGAGGTTATGGAAGGAGAAGTAGGATCGTTGCTTCAGCAAAATTGTGTATCGGTATTCGTATCTCCGTTGCGGAATCCAGCCGCTGGTTGTCGAGTGGTCGAATACGTTGCTTGTTTGTTATCCTTACCATTCGTCATTTCAATAACCAAAGACACATTGGAAAAGATCGCGCAGGTGTATTTGGACGTCAGGGTTGTACCGAATCTCGTCTATGCTCTAAAACTGTTAATGTCCGAACGTTTCGAGTCCGAGACGAATAAGAAAGCCGAACCGACAAACGCGAACACTAGATTAGCCTCTACGTTATCCGCGGACGAACTTCAAACCTTAGAATATACAATGCTCGTGCTTTGCAGATTAACGTATAGTCGGCAACAATTTCTTACGCAATTTTGCGATGCTGTTTACATCGTAAATGGAGTAAGATTATTACAGCAGTTATTAAAtttggagaaaagaaaagggcGCGTAGTCGCGGATCTCGTTGCAATTTTGACCAACATATTACGTTCTCAACCTGAGAATGCTCATCTAGTGGAAAAAGTTGTGTTTCATTCGTATTCATCGGCGG ttttaaCGATGCGTATTTTTCTGGAAAAAGGAAATTCGATAGACCAGTTTGGTAAACTGCTTACGCATCGACAAGCAACACTAAGAGCGAGAACCTGTCACTTGATTCGCCTATTGGGTAGATTTTCTTGTCGAGCTTTGCAACAAATCTGGGGTAAATCTGTGAGGAATTTGATAGAGAAGTTAATCATTGACGAGGATCAGACTGTAAGGCTC